One window of the Xiphophorus hellerii strain 12219 chromosome 15, Xiphophorus_hellerii-4.1, whole genome shotgun sequence genome contains the following:
- the LOC116734677 gene encoding sterile alpha motif domain-containing protein 12-like isoform X2 → MSELQHPVSSWSVEKVLEWIQKQHPGLMETLYKGIIKHDISGRALLRLREHHLQLLGVEDDEQQQEILQNLLLLRVQEEINELNDICSDCFSP, encoded by the exons ATGAGCGAGCTGCAGCATCCAGTATCGTCCTGGTCCGTGGAAAAGGTGTTGGAGTGGATTcagaaacagcatccaggactCATGGAGACTCTCTACAAAGGCATCATCAAACATGACATATCAG GCCGAGCTTTACTGAGACTAAGGGAGCATCACCTGCAGCTTCTCGGGGTGGAGGATGacgagcagcagcaggaaataTTGCAGAACCTTCTGCTTCTCAGAGTTCAGGAAGAAATCAATGAACTCAATGACATCTGCTCAG ACTGTTTTTCTCCATAA
- the LOC116734677 gene encoding sterile alpha motif domain-containing protein 12-like isoform X1 — translation MSELQHPVSSWSVEKVLEWIQKQHPGLMETLYKGIIKHDISGRALLRLREHHLQLLGVEDDEQQQEILQNLLLLRVQEEINELNDICSDGETTERYQLGFLFPVCPFICAKEIERWQ, via the exons ATGAGCGAGCTGCAGCATCCAGTATCGTCCTGGTCCGTGGAAAAGGTGTTGGAGTGGATTcagaaacagcatccaggactCATGGAGACTCTCTACAAAGGCATCATCAAACATGACATATCAG GCCGAGCTTTACTGAGACTAAGGGAGCATCACCTGCAGCTTCTCGGGGTGGAGGATGacgagcagcagcaggaaataTTGCAGAACCTTCTGCTTCTCAGAGTTCAGGAAGAAATCAATGAACTCAATGACATCTGCTCAG ACGGTGAAACGACAGAAAGATACCAGCTGGGTTTTTTATTTCCCGTCTGTCCATTCATCTGCGCGAAGGAGATTGAAAGGTGGCAGTGA